A region of Candidatus Hydrogenedentota bacterium DNA encodes the following proteins:
- a CDS encoding von Willebrand factor type A domain-containing protein translates to MLLLASVLAQGCATTRKDKPVDQAMDASAPAPVSAPQPAASTAADGLPNVELERLLFEGDAPPERSAESYASVAESGFHTVAQAPLSTFSIDVDTASYANIRRFINDGQRPPRDAVRIEEMLNYFDYDYPAPVGDAPFATLTEVATCPWKPEHYLARIGIKGREVGAAARPAANLVFLIDVSGSMDTPDKLPLVQQSLTMLAEQLEARDRIAMVVYAGATGLALPSTRGDRKASIMKALNELRGGGSTNGGAGIQLAYRTAQENFITGGINRVILATDGDFNVGVTSREELLGLIEQKRNEDVSLTVLGFGTGNLKDSTLEMLADKGNGAYAYIDSQKEGRKVLVEQLSGTLQTIAKDVKIQVEFNPAKVSSYRLVGYENRVLAAEDFKDDKKDAGEIGAGHTVTALYEIVPAGVKAVEELRYQQDTVVIVPPSGIVADELFNLKLRYKAPEGDTSALLEFPYNKGTESFEAMSGDFKFASAVAGFGMLLRDSEHKGSVDRAKVLAWAKEGLGRDEGGYCAEFVGLVKKATQE, encoded by the coding sequence ATGTTGCTCCTGGCTTCCGTGCTTGCTCAGGGCTGTGCGACCACGAGGAAGGACAAGCCGGTGGACCAGGCGATGGACGCGAGCGCGCCCGCGCCTGTGAGTGCACCCCAACCAGCGGCGAGCACGGCGGCGGACGGGTTGCCCAACGTGGAACTCGAAAGGCTCTTGTTTGAAGGGGACGCGCCACCCGAAAGGTCGGCGGAGTCCTATGCCAGCGTGGCGGAGAGTGGGTTTCACACGGTGGCGCAGGCACCACTGTCCACCTTCTCCATCGATGTGGATACAGCGTCCTATGCGAATATTCGCCGCTTCATCAACGATGGACAACGTCCGCCGCGCGATGCGGTGCGCATTGAGGAGATGCTGAATTACTTCGATTACGACTACCCCGCGCCGGTGGGGGATGCGCCTTTTGCAACGCTTACGGAAGTGGCGACCTGTCCGTGGAAGCCGGAGCATTATCTGGCGCGCATCGGCATCAAGGGCCGGGAGGTGGGCGCGGCGGCGAGGCCCGCGGCGAATCTGGTCTTTCTCATCGACGTTTCCGGCTCCATGGATACGCCCGACAAGCTGCCGCTGGTGCAGCAGTCGCTCACGATGTTGGCGGAGCAACTGGAAGCACGGGATCGGATCGCGATGGTGGTCTATGCCGGCGCTACAGGCCTGGCGCTGCCCTCGACGCGCGGGGACCGAAAGGCCTCGATTATGAAAGCGTTGAACGAACTGCGCGGTGGCGGTTCGACCAACGGCGGCGCGGGGATTCAATTGGCTTACCGCACGGCGCAGGAGAACTTCATCACGGGGGGAATCAACCGGGTGATTCTGGCGACCGACGGTGACTTCAACGTGGGCGTCACCTCGCGGGAGGAATTGCTCGGGCTGATAGAGCAGAAGCGCAACGAGGACGTTTCTCTCACCGTGCTCGGCTTCGGCACGGGCAATCTGAAGGACAGCACGCTGGAGATGCTCGCGGACAAGGGCAACGGCGCCTACGCCTATATCGACAGCCAGAAAGAGGGCCGTAAGGTGCTGGTGGAGCAGCTTTCGGGCACCCTTCAGACCATCGCGAAAGACGTGAAGATTCAGGTGGAGTTCAACCCCGCGAAGGTTTCGTCTTATCGTCTCGTGGGTTACGAGAATCGCGTGCTGGCGGCGGAGGACTTCAAGGACGACAAGAAAGACGCGGGCGAGATCGGGGCGGGGCACACGGTCACGGCGCTCTATGAGATTGTGCCCGCCGGGGTGAAGGCCGTGGAAGAGCTGCGCTATCAGCAGGATACGGTTGTGATTGTCCCGCCTTCGGGGATTGTGGCGGACGAGCTCTTCAATTTGAAGTTGCGCTACAAGGCCCCGGAGGGCGACACGAGCGCGCTGCTGGAATTTCCCTACAACAAAGGCACGGAATCCTTTGAGGCCATGTCCGGCGACTTCAAGTTTGCGTCGGCCGTGGCGGGTTTCGGAATGTTGCTGCGCGATTCGGAGCATAAGGGCAGCGTGGATCGTGCGAAGGTGTTGGCGTGGGCGAAGGAGGGTCTCGGGCGGGACGAGGGCGGTTATTGCGCGGAGTTTGTGGGGCTGGTGAAGAAGGCAACGCAGGAATAA
- a CDS encoding PmoA family protein — protein MIRYLSIVFIAALIAPAVAQPMVTLTAHEHDLDIAIDGRSVAEYVWLDPDLPRPYFRQLTTPDGIQVSRNYPTDPVADKGNDDHATFHPGAWLAFGDAAGADFWRNKAVVRHLTFLVPPKTGKGSGSFTVINAYDTTGENPKTLFTETCAYTITATQDGYVITAESEFKPEDEAFAFGDQEEMGFGVRLATPLSVKHGGGFIRNSAGGEQEAGTWGKNANWCAGYGKIGERWAGVNVMASPDNFRDAWFHSRDYGLIVANPFGKKAMTGPKDYAVQPDSTPVALEKTFKIGFGVCVFSTEGEPDLPAMYTAYLAARKAARN, from the coding sequence ATGATCCGTTACTTGAGCATCGTTTTCATCGCCGCACTCATCGCCCCCGCCGTCGCCCAGCCCATGGTCACCCTCACGGCCCATGAACATGACCTCGACATCGCCATCGACGGCCGCTCCGTTGCCGAATATGTCTGGCTCGACCCGGACCTCCCCCGCCCATACTTCCGCCAGCTCACCACACCCGATGGCATCCAGGTCAGTCGCAATTACCCCACCGATCCCGTCGCCGACAAGGGCAACGACGACCACGCCACCTTCCACCCCGGCGCCTGGCTGGCCTTCGGTGACGCGGCCGGTGCCGACTTCTGGCGCAACAAAGCCGTCGTGCGCCACTTGACCTTCCTCGTCCCTCCAAAAACCGGCAAGGGCTCCGGCAGTTTCACCGTCATCAACGCCTATGACACCACAGGGGAAAACCCCAAGACCCTTTTCACCGAAACCTGTGCCTATACCATCACCGCGACGCAAGACGGCTATGTCATCACGGCGGAATCCGAATTCAAGCCCGAGGACGAGGCCTTTGCCTTCGGCGATCAAGAGGAGATGGGCTTCGGTGTGCGCCTGGCCACGCCCCTGAGCGTAAAGCACGGCGGCGGCTTCATCCGCAACAGCGCGGGGGGCGAACAGGAAGCGGGCACCTGGGGTAAGAACGCAAACTGGTGCGCGGGCTATGGAAAAATCGGCGAACGCTGGGCCGGTGTCAACGTCATGGCCTCGCCCGACAACTTTCGCGACGCCTGGTTCCACTCGCGGGACTACGGCCTGATCGTGGCCAATCCCTTCGGCAAGAAAGCCATGACCGGCCCGAAAGACTACGCCGTGCAGCCCGACAGCACGCCGGTGGCGCTGGAAAAGACCTTCAAGATCGGCTTCGGCGTTTGTGTTTTCAGCACCGAAGGCGAGCCCGACCTGCCCGCCATGTATACCGCCTACCTGGCAGCCCGCAAAGCGGCTCGGAACTAA
- a CDS encoding aldehyde dehydrogenase family protein → MAVNPVSQDSAFDVVNPRTGAVLYRVEEPDAGALDGVMAAARNAAPAIRAMSVGQRLALVGRVKTYLWQHKEAIVQRIVDETGKPRIEALMTEIFPSLDLIQYYEKNAEKILRDQSAPTPMLLMGKKSKIYYEPLGPVLIISPWNYPFNLSMTPILTALIAGNPVIFKPSEYTPLKGLLEEIFQAAGLPDGFLQVVYGAKETGKRLIDLQPAKVFFTGSEGAGKAIMAQAAQYLIPVELELGGKDPMVVFEDASIPRAVQGALWGAMTNAGQTCTSVERILVQNRIKDEFVLQMKAAIEGLRTAPGTADTSQDKSLDMGCMTADFQIAKVEAQLADAEAKGAKVHCGGKRPDSSHAFPPTLVTDVTPDMAIYGEESFGPLVTVQGFNDEAEAIRLANDSRYGLCASVWTADLDRGDRVARAIVTGGVSVNNVLATLANAALPFGGTKYSGMGRYKGPHGLYSFSNVKSILVDKNSNKKEPIWYPYSEEKYGLISDLIDASVEGGLKGLLKTILVGMKLDKFTKI, encoded by the coding sequence ATGGCTGTAAATCCGGTGTCCCAGGATAGTGCCTTTGATGTCGTCAATCCCCGAACGGGCGCGGTACTCTACCGCGTGGAGGAGCCCGACGCCGGCGCGCTCGACGGGGTAATGGCCGCCGCGCGCAACGCCGCTCCTGCAATTCGCGCCATGAGCGTCGGCCAGCGGCTCGCCCTCGTCGGGCGCGTCAAAACCTACCTCTGGCAGCATAAAGAGGCCATCGTCCAGCGCATTGTGGACGAAACAGGAAAGCCGCGTATCGAAGCGTTGATGACCGAGATCTTCCCGTCGCTGGACCTGATCCAGTACTACGAGAAGAATGCCGAGAAGATCCTGCGCGACCAGTCCGCCCCCACGCCCATGCTGCTTATGGGCAAGAAGTCCAAAATCTACTACGAACCCCTCGGCCCCGTTCTGATTATCTCGCCGTGGAATTACCCTTTTAACCTCTCCATGACCCCCATACTCACCGCCCTAATCGCGGGCAACCCGGTCATCTTCAAACCCTCGGAATACACGCCCCTGAAAGGCCTTTTGGAAGAAATCTTTCAGGCCGCCGGTCTGCCCGACGGATTCCTTCAGGTCGTCTATGGCGCAAAGGAGACGGGCAAACGCCTCATCGACCTCCAGCCCGCCAAAGTCTTCTTCACCGGGAGCGAAGGCGCGGGCAAGGCCATCATGGCCCAGGCCGCCCAATACTTGATCCCGGTGGAACTCGAACTCGGTGGTAAGGACCCCATGGTCGTCTTCGAAGACGCCTCCATCCCCCGGGCGGTCCAGGGCGCGCTCTGGGGCGCCATGACCAACGCCGGTCAGACCTGCACCTCCGTGGAGCGCATCCTGGTGCAGAATCGCATCAAGGACGAGTTCGTCCTCCAGATGAAAGCCGCCATCGAAGGGCTGCGTACCGCGCCGGGCACCGCGGACACGTCCCAAGACAAGTCCCTCGATATGGGCTGCATGACGGCCGACTTTCAGATTGCCAAAGTGGAGGCACAACTGGCCGACGCCGAGGCGAAAGGGGCAAAGGTCCACTGCGGCGGCAAACGCCCGGATAGCTCCCACGCCTTCCCCCCAACGCTCGTCACGGATGTCACCCCCGACATGGCGATCTATGGCGAGGAAAGCTTCGGCCCCCTGGTCACCGTGCAGGGCTTCAACGATGAGGCGGAAGCCATCCGCCTCGCGAACGACAGCCGCTACGGCCTCTGCGCCAGCGTGTGGACCGCCGACCTCGATCGGGGCGATCGCGTCGCCCGGGCCATCGTGACCGGCGGCGTATCCGTCAACAACGTGCTGGCCACCCTGGCCAATGCCGCCCTGCCCTTCGGCGGCACCAAGTACTCCGGCATGGGCCGCTACAAGGGCCCCCACGGTCTTTACTCCTTTTCCAATGTAAAGTCCATCTTGGTGGACAAAAACAGCAATAAGAAAGAACCCATCTGGTATCCGTACTCGGAAGAGAAATACGGACTGATCTCCGACCTGATCGACGCTTCCGTCGAAGGCGGCCTGAAAGGCCTGCTGAAGACCATCCTGGTCGGCATGAAACTCGACAAATTTACAAAAATTTAG
- a CDS encoding DUF2058 domain-containing protein gives MNDLFREQLLKAGLATKKQAKAAAHEENIARRQRRKEADGDEASPTPEQLAAQKAIEEKRERDRQLNLEREAEQKAQALHAQSDDLIRQHALQNTKGPVDYKFADEGKVKSLSVSRETQIQLRDGATGIVWGAGGYHLVPRAIAEKIEERTPARLVLLNNAPDSLAPDDPYAEYPVPDDLMW, from the coding sequence ATGAACGACCTTTTTCGAGAACAATTGTTGAAAGCCGGGCTGGCCACCAAGAAGCAAGCCAAAGCCGCGGCCCACGAAGAGAATATCGCCCGCCGCCAGCGCAGAAAAGAAGCGGATGGCGATGAAGCGTCGCCTACGCCGGAGCAACTGGCGGCCCAGAAGGCCATTGAGGAAAAGCGCGAGCGTGATCGCCAGCTCAACCTGGAGCGGGAAGCCGAGCAGAAGGCCCAGGCGCTCCACGCGCAATCGGATGACCTGATCAGGCAACACGCGTTGCAAAACACGAAGGGTCCCGTGGACTATAAGTTTGCCGATGAGGGCAAGGTGAAAAGTCTGTCCGTTTCGCGGGAGACTCAGATCCAACTGCGCGACGGCGCCACTGGAATCGTGTGGGGCGCGGGCGGTTACCACCTCGTGCCCCGCGCGATCGCGGAGAAGATCGAAGAGCGCACACCGGCCCGACTGGTGCTTTTGAATAATGCTCCGGATTCCCTCGCACCGGATGATCCCTACGCGGAGTATCCGGTGCCGGATGATCTTATGTGGTAG
- a CDS encoding SPFH domain-containing protein, giving the protein MARKPEFVGGAEGGPPRGTGGRRAGRLAGLSIIIPLIAAVVILAYNMCFEYVRPNEFGIKVVKIGVHKGVQEKIYEPGLAFRIPFGVQEVYTLPRNSQVLEMTNRDSAERDGIYTDREAKIQTSDGFFVDVDATILYRIDDPYKVFKKLGPEDNYLQLGLLPKAEAVLKEALGQLTTEEFYDSSLRVEKADLAEQILNEKLKDEGLVVEHVLVRYFRYSEAIQDNIEAKKLQDQLVFTNESKGRAAEQNQVLQRAMAEGEYLVKVKEAEGDAYRVEKEAERDLYVRKKEAEADLLVATAEAQGVELKNQAMQALGADAMVAIKMADILKGLDVILLPAGGEQGMNPLDLNGVLKTFGVTESAGSGKNVPDAPVAPATTEPVQ; this is encoded by the coding sequence ATGGCACGAAAACCGGAATTTGTGGGCGGTGCTGAAGGTGGCCCGCCACGGGGAACGGGAGGGCGTCGAGCGGGCAGACTCGCCGGACTGTCCATCATTATTCCCTTGATCGCCGCGGTCGTAATCTTAGCCTACAACATGTGCTTTGAATATGTGCGGCCGAACGAATTCGGCATCAAGGTCGTCAAGATAGGCGTGCACAAGGGCGTTCAGGAAAAAATCTACGAACCGGGCCTGGCCTTCCGCATTCCCTTTGGCGTTCAGGAGGTCTACACCCTGCCGCGCAACTCTCAGGTGCTCGAGATGACGAACCGCGATAGCGCGGAGCGCGACGGCATTTATACGGATCGTGAAGCAAAGATTCAGACCTCCGACGGCTTTTTCGTGGATGTGGACGCCACGATTCTGTATCGGATAGACGACCCCTACAAGGTGTTTAAGAAGCTCGGGCCGGAGGACAACTACCTTCAGCTCGGCCTGCTGCCCAAGGCCGAGGCGGTGCTCAAAGAGGCTCTGGGTCAGTTGACGACGGAGGAGTTTTACGATTCCAGCCTTCGCGTGGAAAAGGCCGATCTGGCGGAACAGATCTTGAACGAGAAATTGAAGGACGAGGGGCTCGTCGTGGAGCACGTGCTGGTGCGGTATTTCCGCTACAGCGAGGCCATTCAAGACAACATCGAGGCCAAGAAACTACAGGACCAGTTGGTGTTCACCAACGAATCCAAGGGCCGCGCCGCCGAGCAGAATCAGGTGCTCCAGCGTGCGATGGCCGAAGGTGAATACCTTGTGAAGGTTAAGGAAGCCGAGGGGGACGCCTACCGCGTGGAAAAGGAGGCGGAGCGGGACCTGTACGTGCGCAAGAAAGAGGCGGAGGCCGACCTGCTGGTGGCCACGGCGGAGGCCCAGGGCGTGGAGTTGAAAAACCAGGCCATGCAGGCCCTTGGCGCGGACGCGATGGTGGCCATCAAGATGGCGGATATCCTTAAGGGGCTGGACGTTATCCTGCTGCCCGCGGGCGGAGAACAGGGGATGAACCCGTTGGATCTGAATGGGGTGCTGAAAACGTTTGGTGTGACGGAAAGTGCGGGCTCGGGAAAAAATGTGCCCGACGCGCCAGTCGCCCCCGCAACTACGGAGCCAGTACAATGA
- a CDS encoding prohibitin family protein, with product MRKRNAALAALFTGCTLFASGCMPYSTGATEVGVRTVTWSPFGGKGVQKEPYGPGSTYFFVPFFTDWHTFDTRIQKLVMAGDPNASNIGDQDDLKFKTVDGNDISLDVIISYHINPEEAAHILQRVGTDDDQVRDNIVRTIARSKPRDIFGELTTENFYEAAQRSAKALVVKDKLNEMLKAYGVVVTEVLLQDYNFSPAYQQAIEDKKVADQEAEKLRSETNARREEFVTLVKEAEATIAKVKATADGEYQKAVIQADAYYLQQERIAEATLAEAQAEAEGIRKLNEALSGSGSAEVVKLAIAEALADKKIVMVPMGSGGLDVRSMDINQFLGMYGAKAIAEKKE from the coding sequence ATGAGAAAGCGCAACGCGGCCCTTGCCGCGCTCTTCACCGGATGCACCCTGTTCGCCAGCGGCTGCATGCCCTACAGCACCGGTGCCACCGAAGTCGGTGTGCGCACGGTCACCTGGTCGCCCTTCGGGGGCAAAGGGGTCCAGAAGGAACCTTACGGCCCCGGCTCGACCTATTTCTTTGTGCCCTTTTTCACCGACTGGCACACCTTCGATACGCGCATTCAGAAGCTGGTGATGGCGGGCGATCCGAACGCCAGCAACATCGGCGATCAGGACGATCTGAAATTTAAGACCGTGGATGGCAACGATATCAGCCTCGACGTGATCATCTCCTATCACATCAATCCGGAGGAGGCCGCGCATATTCTTCAACGGGTGGGTACCGACGATGATCAGGTGCGGGACAATATCGTGCGCACGATTGCGCGGAGCAAGCCCCGGGATATTTTCGGGGAACTCACCACGGAGAACTTTTACGAGGCGGCTCAGCGCAGTGCGAAGGCCCTGGTGGTGAAGGACAAATTGAACGAGATGCTGAAAGCCTACGGCGTGGTGGTCACAGAAGTGTTGCTTCAGGACTACAACTTCTCGCCCGCCTACCAGCAGGCCATTGAAGACAAGAAAGTGGCGGATCAGGAAGCGGAGAAGCTGCGATCGGAAACCAACGCGCGCCGCGAGGAATTCGTCACCCTGGTGAAGGAGGCCGAGGCTACCATTGCCAAGGTGAAGGCCACGGCCGATGGCGAGTATCAGAAGGCCGTGATTCAGGCCGACGCCTACTATCTCCAGCAGGAGCGTATCGCCGAGGCAACGCTGGCCGAGGCCCAGGCGGAGGCGGAGGGTATCCGCAAGCTGAACGAGGCGTTGTCCGGCTCGGGCAGTGCGGAGGTGGTGAAACTGGCCATTGCAGAGGCGCTCGCGGACAAGAAGATTGTCATGGTGCCCATGGGCAGTGGCGGATTGGATGTTCGCTCCATGGATATCAATCAGTTTCTCGGCATGTACGGCGCCAAGGCGATCGCGGAGAAGAAGGAATAA
- a CDS encoding ribonuclease H-like domain-containing protein gives MSDMKKKLDALKAMTGLGTGADLKRAVKPPKIEASHRTDTTDTTDVAEDFDFLDQSNRSYPSYPSEVATSPPPPNGKLADLLKAHGLKTGAALQRELGTTSPQRRTLPREERALPQSNVNRLRGLTDRLGVSPHHAFDTEYDRAPCITQEERDAGTYMLENHIPGEIIGDAESGFYLIRHDYPLDYRQGIVELGAALQSKSKHIAFSACDPELEDFDPRTACFVDTETTGLMGGTGTVAFLVGVGYFIEGAFRLDQCIMRDFDDEEPMLHYLAELFDRHDTLVSYNGKSFDLPLLRTRFIQSRIPFRGDGILHLDLVHAARRFWKQRLKDCSLGNVEREILSIFREGDVPGYLIPQLWFRYLEERDARPLEGVLHHHEMDILSLVSLTAWMSQCLDSPGGQGFAHLEDKLSVVRIHFRQKHYDDVIEHARLFLEETESAALRRECLEMLALACKRRERWEEMQRAWEEVLDAFPGDPEASHELAKHHEHRTRDLIAAARLCREALTHYATREGTAGLERSEARTFRHRLERIEKKLGRRGGELEF, from the coding sequence ATGAGCGACATGAAAAAGAAGCTCGACGCGCTCAAAGCCATGACCGGCCTGGGCACCGGGGCGGATCTAAAGCGCGCGGTGAAACCTCCCAAGATTGAGGCTAGCCATAGGACGGATACGACGGATACGACCGATGTGGCTGAGGACTTCGACTTTCTCGATCAATCAAATCGGTCCTATCCGTCGTATCCGTCCGAAGTCGCGACGTCACCTCCACCCCCCAACGGCAAACTCGCCGACCTCCTGAAAGCCCACGGCCTGAAAACCGGCGCCGCGCTTCAGCGCGAACTGGGCACCACCTCCCCGCAGCGCCGCACGTTGCCCCGCGAAGAGCGCGCCCTGCCCCAGAGCAATGTAAATCGCCTTCGCGGCCTCACCGATCGCCTGGGTGTCTCCCCTCACCATGCGTTTGACACGGAATACGACCGCGCCCCCTGCATCACCCAGGAAGAGCGCGACGCGGGCACCTACATGCTGGAAAATCACATCCCCGGCGAAATCATCGGCGATGCCGAAAGTGGATTCTATCTCATCCGCCACGACTATCCCCTGGACTACCGCCAGGGAATCGTGGAACTGGGCGCGGCACTCCAGAGCAAATCAAAACATATTGCGTTCTCCGCCTGCGACCCGGAGCTGGAAGACTTCGATCCGCGCACGGCCTGCTTCGTGGACACGGAGACCACGGGACTCATGGGCGGCACGGGCACGGTTGCATTTCTCGTGGGCGTGGGCTATTTCATTGAGGGCGCCTTCCGTCTGGACCAGTGCATCATGCGCGATTTCGATGATGAAGAGCCCATGCTGCATTATCTCGCGGAGCTATTTGATCGGCACGACACGCTCGTGAGCTACAACGGAAAGAGCTTCGATCTGCCCCTGCTGCGCACGCGCTTCATCCAGAGTCGCATCCCCTTTCGCGGCGACGGCATCCTCCACCTCGATCTGGTCCATGCCGCGCGACGCTTCTGGAAACAGCGCCTGAAGGATTGCAGCCTGGGCAATGTGGAGCGCGAGATTCTGTCCATCTTCCGCGAGGGCGACGTGCCGGGCTATCTCATACCCCAGCTCTGGTTTCGCTACCTCGAAGAGCGCGACGCGCGCCCCCTTGAGGGTGTCCTGCACCACCACGAAATGGACATTCTCTCTCTGGTCTCCCTCACGGCGTGGATGTCCCAGTGCCTCGACTCCCCGGGCGGCCAGGGCTTTGCCCACCTGGAGGACAAGCTCTCCGTGGTGCGGATCCATTTTCGGCAGAAGCACTACGACGACGTGATCGAGCACGCCCGGCTTTTTCTGGAAGAAACGGAAAGCGCCGCGCTGCGCCGGGAGTGTCTGGAAATGCTCGCCCTGGCCTGTAAACGCCGCGAGCGCTGGGAAGAGATGCAGCGGGCCTGGGAGGAAGTGCTCGATGCCTTCCCCGGCGATCCCGAAGCAAGCCACGAGCTGGCGAAACACCACGAACACCGCACACGTGACCTCATCGCCGCCGCACGCCTCTGCCGCGAGGCCCTCACGCACTACGCAACGCGCGAAGGCACCGCGGGCCTGGAGCGAAGCGAAGCGCGGACCTTTCGCCATCGCCTGGAGCGCATCGAGAAGAAACTGGGGCGGCGCGGGGGTGAACTGGAGTTCTAG
- a CDS encoding DEAD/DEAH box helicase: MNVAQTLDRLRADADFCRNLTKWHTIPPREARYAPFPEAMHPGLVAGMRKRGIHQLYTHQADAIAATLAGEHTCVVTPTASGKTLCYNLPVLNKILENPQARALYLFPTKALSQDQMNELKGTIDAMEVKIGTYTFDGDTPASARKAVRSAGHIVVTNPDMLHAGILPHHTIWIRLFENLEYVVIDEIHHYRGVFGSHLANVVRRLKRICAFYGSHPKFICCSATIANPQEMAERIIEEKVHLIDNNGAPAGEKHFLFYNPPVVNRELGIRKSSVKEASRLAASLLSKNIQSIVFARSRLRVEILTTYLKDAVRKMGKSHHLVRGYRGGYLPTERREIEQGIRNGEVMTVVSTNALELGIDIGALDVCIMTGYAGSVASTWQQAGRAGRRNTVALVVLIATSAPIDQYIIGHPEYFFDQPPESATVDPNNLIVLTSHLKCAAFEIPFVEGEAFGVDATSTGEILDYLVDNRVLRKVRNKWHWSADTYPASDISLRTAAPGNVVILDTSDNGRVIGEVDFFAAHVEVYQNAIYLHQSQQYTIDELDLEDRKAYARPVEVDYYTDAEMKVDLKVLDVFESKPEHDVERCCGELSVTWLPTIYKKIKFGTHENVGWGEIHLPEQTMHTTGYWIEFPQDTAERFGLAKEELGEALNALANALKQVAPVQVLCDPSDILAQAMLRSPVGELPTVYLYERYPGGVGLSEKLFYHHKRMLEAAASLLSDCPCAEGCPSCVGSVLETGQHGKNGALGLVKMALGTLVKKPEVIA, translated from the coding sequence ATGAACGTCGCCCAGACCCTTGACCGCCTTCGCGCGGATGCTGATTTTTGCCGCAACCTGACGAAGTGGCACACGATCCCGCCCCGTGAGGCGCGCTATGCGCCTTTTCCGGAGGCGATGCACCCCGGTCTGGTGGCGGGAATGCGCAAGCGGGGCATTCATCAGTTGTACACGCACCAGGCGGACGCGATTGCGGCGACGCTGGCCGGGGAGCATACGTGCGTGGTGACCCCGACGGCGTCGGGCAAGACGCTTTGCTACAACCTGCCGGTGCTGAACAAGATCCTGGAAAATCCCCAGGCGCGGGCCTTGTACCTTTTCCCCACGAAGGCGCTGTCCCAGGATCAGATGAATGAGCTGAAGGGGACCATCGACGCGATGGAGGTGAAGATCGGCACCTACACCTTCGACGGGGATACGCCGGCCTCGGCGCGGAAGGCGGTGCGGAGCGCGGGGCACATTGTGGTGACGAATCCGGACATGCTCCATGCCGGCATCCTCCCCCACCACACGATCTGGATCCGCCTCTTTGAGAATCTGGAGTATGTGGTGATCGACGAGATCCACCACTATCGCGGAGTCTTCGGCAGCCATCTGGCCAACGTGGTGCGGCGCCTGAAGCGCATCTGCGCGTTCTATGGCTCCCACCCGAAGTTCATCTGCTGCAGCGCCACGATTGCGAATCCTCAGGAGATGGCGGAGCGCATCATCGAGGAGAAGGTCCACCTCATCGACAACAATGGCGCTCCGGCGGGCGAGAAGCATTTCCTGTTCTACAATCCGCCCGTGGTCAACCGCGAACTGGGCATCCGCAAGTCCTCGGTGAAGGAGGCAAGCCGCCTCGCCGCCTCGCTATTGTCGAAAAACATCCAGTCCATCGTGTTTGCCCGGAGCCGCCTGCGAGTGGAGATTCTGACGACCTACCTGAAGGACGCCGTGCGAAAAATGGGTAAGAGCCACCATCTCGTGCGGGGCTATCGCGGGGGCTACCTGCCCACGGAGCGCCGCGAGATCGAGCAGGGCATCCGCAACGGCGAGGTGATGACCGTGGTAAGCACCAACGCGTTGGAGCTGGGCATCGACATCGGCGCGCTGGACGTCTGCATCATGACAGGCTACGCCGGCAGCGTCGCGAGCACCTGGCAGCAGGCGGGCCGCGCGGGTCGCCGCAATACCGTGGCCCTGGTGGTGCTCATTGCCACGAGCGCGCCCATCGACCAGTACATCATTGGCCACCCGGAGTATTTCTTCGACCAGCCACCGGAAAGCGCCACAGTGGATCCAAACAATCTTATCGTGTTGACGAGCCACCTGAAGTGCGCGGCCTTCGAGATTCCCTTTGTGGAGGGGGAAGCCTTCGGGGTTGATGCCACGTCCACGGGCGAAATTCTGGACTATCTGGTGGACAACCGGGTGCTGCGCAAGGTGCGCAACAAGTGGCACTGGAGCGCGGACACCTATCCCGCCTCCGACATCAGCCTGCGCACGGCCGCGCCGGGGAATGTGGTGATCCTGGACACCTCGGACAACGGTCGGGTCATCGGCGAGGTGGACTTTTTCGCGGCCCACGTGGAGGTCTATCAGAACGCCATCTACCTTCACCAGAGCCAGCAGTACACCATCGACGAACTCGATCTGGAGGACCGCAAGGCCTATGCGCGTCCCGTGGAGGTGGACTACTACACCGATGCCGAAATGAAAGTGGACCTGAAGGTGCTCGATGTCTTCGAGAGCAAGCCGGAGCACGACGTGGAGCGCTGTTGCGGCGAACTGAGCGTCACCTGGCTGCCGACGATTTACAAGAAGATAAAATTTGGCACCCACGAAAATGTGGGCTGGGGCGAGATCCACCTGCCCGAGCAGACCATGCACACCACGGGCTACTGGATCGAGTTTCCCCAGGACACGGCGGAACGCTTCGGATTGGCGAAAGAAGAATTGGGCGAGGCCCTGAATGCGCTCGCCAACGCCCTGAAGCAGGTGGCCCCAGTGCAGGTGCTGTGCGACCCGAGTGATATCCTGGCCCAGGCCATGCTGCGCTCCCCCGTCGGTGAATTACCCACGGTCTATCTCTACGAACGCTACCCCGGCGGCGTCGGGCTCAGCGAAAAACTTTTTTACCACCACAAACGCATGCTGGAGGCCGCCGCCTCGCTCCTCTCGGATTGCCCCTGCGCGGAGGGATGCCCAAGCTGCGTGGGGAGCGTTCTGGAAACGGGCCAGCACGGCAAGAACGGCGCGCTGGGTCTGGTCAAGATGGCCCTGGGGACGCTCGTTAAGAAGCCCGAGGTGATTGCATGA